The Hymenobacter oligotrophus genome has a window encoding:
- a CDS encoding M1 family aminopeptidase — translation MKYPALGALVLAIALPFSTLGQTNKSGTAKKNAANKPATTDTPGQPQISSQSILIVPNWLPPVNPIQPAATLLHDLVDTKLDVRFDWAKQWLLGVATVTVRPHFYPQTQLVLDAKGFEVKSVKLVSGGKEKNLNYQYDKKRLAITLDKAYARTEPYQVRIQYTAKPNDLAAGGSAAISSDKGLYFINPLGAEKNKPKQIWTQGETEASSCWFPTIDRPNQRMTQEISLTVEQQFKTLSNGLLVASKKNNDGTRTDTWKQTIPHAPYLAMMAVGDYAVVSDTWRGKAVDYYVEPQYAAHAKAIFGRTPEMLEFFSKKLGVDFPWEKYAQVVVRDYVSGAMENTTATVHGDFVQKTRRQLIDGNDEEVIAHELFHQWFGDYVTTESWSNLPLNESFADYSEYLWTEHKYGKEAADMLGHRQMNLYLEESQSKREPLIRYRYADKEDMFDRHSYEKGGRVLHMLRNYIGDDAFFAALNKYLTSNKLSAVEVAELRMAFEDVTGEDLMWFFDQWFMQRGHPTLNVSHSYADGKVTLHVVQKQDTTYQPVYRLPVTVTTWVNNQPTDHKLTVTKARQSFQLPVNQRPSLVHFDSDKILLAELTEEKSQEELLYQYYHARNFLSKKQAIEELRPKVGDLAVSGMMRHALADPFWGVRATAAEALRRYRGPEGGAIRKELERIATNDKDSRVRATGIGALASFQNEDFGALYTRSLKDSSYAVLGAAISALAKSPTVSAQSSIEALRNDKNPVVVSALSNYFSLNGTLDHYQWYLAQMEDADAATLYQMLQDLGSFMLRIPAVERDKAVRKMEIMARTNPRYEVRLGAYKGLSTLASNMPALRTTLADIRSKEKDERLIGIYNLLQ, via the coding sequence ATGAAATACCCGGCACTCGGTGCTCTTGTTTTGGCTATTGCGTTGCCCTTCAGTACGCTGGGGCAAACCAACAAGTCCGGAACGGCCAAGAAGAACGCCGCGAACAAGCCCGCGACTACCGACACACCCGGTCAGCCGCAAATCTCGTCGCAGTCCATCCTGATCGTGCCCAACTGGCTGCCGCCGGTTAACCCCATTCAGCCGGCTGCCACCCTCTTGCACGACCTCGTCGATACCAAACTTGATGTTCGTTTCGATTGGGCCAAGCAATGGCTGCTCGGCGTGGCTACGGTAACCGTGCGTCCGCACTTTTACCCCCAAACCCAGCTCGTGCTCGACGCTAAAGGCTTCGAAGTCAAGAGCGTCAAACTAGTGTCGGGCGGGAAGGAGAAGAACCTCAACTACCAGTACGACAAAAAACGGCTGGCCATTACGCTCGACAAAGCCTATGCTCGTACGGAGCCTTATCAGGTTCGCATTCAGTACACGGCCAAGCCCAACGACCTAGCCGCCGGGGGCAGCGCGGCTATTTCTTCCGACAAAGGATTGTACTTCATCAACCCCCTAGGTGCGGAGAAAAATAAGCCGAAACAAATTTGGACGCAGGGCGAGACGGAGGCCAGTTCTTGCTGGTTTCCGACCATCGACCGCCCCAACCAGCGCATGACGCAGGAAATCAGCCTCACGGTTGAGCAGCAATTCAAAACGCTCTCCAACGGCTTGCTGGTTGCCTCCAAGAAAAACAACGACGGTACCCGCACCGATACCTGGAAGCAGACCATTCCGCACGCGCCCTACCTGGCCATGATGGCCGTAGGCGATTACGCCGTAGTAAGCGACACGTGGCGCGGCAAAGCCGTTGATTACTATGTGGAGCCACAATACGCTGCGCACGCCAAAGCCATTTTTGGGCGCACTCCCGAAATGCTCGAGTTCTTCTCTAAGAAACTGGGCGTCGATTTCCCTTGGGAGAAGTACGCTCAGGTAGTTGTGCGCGACTATGTATCGGGCGCCATGGAAAACACCACGGCTACGGTGCACGGCGACTTTGTGCAGAAAACCCGCCGCCAGCTTATCGACGGAAACGACGAGGAGGTGATAGCGCACGAGCTGTTTCACCAGTGGTTCGGCGACTATGTGACCACCGAATCCTGGTCGAACTTGCCCCTTAACGAGTCGTTTGCCGACTACTCCGAGTACCTCTGGACGGAGCACAAGTACGGCAAAGAGGCTGCCGACATGCTAGGGCATCGGCAAATGAACCTGTACCTAGAGGAATCCCAGTCGAAGCGGGAGCCGCTAATCCGTTACCGCTACGCCGATAAAGAGGACATGTTCGACCGGCACTCCTACGAAAAAGGGGGGCGGGTGCTGCACATGCTGCGCAATTACATCGGCGACGACGCCTTCTTTGCAGCGCTGAACAAGTACCTGACCAGCAACAAGCTCTCCGCCGTTGAAGTGGCTGAGCTACGGATGGCTTTCGAAGACGTGACGGGCGAAGACCTGATGTGGTTTTTCGATCAATGGTTTATGCAGCGCGGGCATCCCACCCTCAACGTGTCGCATTCCTACGCCGATGGCAAGGTAACGCTCCACGTGGTGCAGAAGCAGGATACTACCTACCAGCCTGTTTACCGCTTGCCCGTAACGGTTACCACCTGGGTTAATAATCAGCCGACAGATCATAAGCTCACCGTGACAAAAGCGCGTCAGAGCTTTCAGTTGCCGGTGAATCAGCGCCCCAGTCTGGTGCATTTCGATTCGGACAAGATTTTGCTGGCGGAGCTAACCGAAGAGAAAAGCCAGGAGGAATTGCTGTACCAGTATTACCATGCCCGCAACTTCCTTTCTAAAAAGCAGGCCATCGAAGAGCTTCGGCCCAAAGTTGGCGACTTGGCTGTAAGTGGTATGATGCGCCATGCTTTGGCTGATCCTTTCTGGGGTGTTAGGGCTACGGCCGCGGAGGCATTGCGGCGCTACCGCGGCCCCGAGGGGGGCGCTATTCGGAAAGAGCTCGAACGCATTGCCACCAACGACAAAGACAGTCGGGTGCGCGCTACGGGCATAGGAGCACTGGCTTCCTTCCAAAATGAGGATTTCGGTGCCCTGTACACTCGCTCCTTGAAGGATAGTTCATACGCAGTGCTCGGAGCGGCCATCAGTGCTTTAGCCAAATCACCGACGGTAAGCGCTCAGTCGTCCATTGAAGCATTACGTAACGACAAAAATCCGGTAGTAGTGTCCGCCCTGTCAAACTACTTCTCCCTCAACGGCACCCTCGATCATTACCAGTGGTACCTGGCCCAGATGGAAGACGCCGATGCTGCCACGCTGTACCAAATGTTGCAAGACCTAGGGAGCTTCATGCTACGCATCCCAGCTGTAGAGCGCGACAAAGCCGTACGGAAGATGGAAATAATGGCCCGCACAAATCCTAGGTACGAGGTGCGCTTGGGAGCCTACAAGGGCCTCAGTACGCTTGCCAGTAACATGCCCGCGCTGCGAACTACCCTTGCCGACATTCGCAGCAAAGAAAAAGATGAGCGATTGATAGGGATATATAACCTGCTGCAATAG
- the secE gene encoding preprotein translocase subunit SecE, which produces MDKLSKYFRDTVEEMRYKVTWPSFDELQKSAGLVLIGSIVFAIVVGLMDVTFESLLKAFYNSFR; this is translated from the coding sequence ATGGATAAGTTGTCGAAATACTTCCGCGATACCGTCGAGGAGATGCGTTACAAAGTAACGTGGCCTTCTTTTGACGAGCTGCAGAAGAGCGCCGGTTTGGTGCTCATCGGCTCCATTGTGTTTGCCATCGTGGTTGGTCTGATGGATGTGACCTTCGAGTCGTTGCTGAAGGCGTTCTACAACTCGTTCCGCTAA
- the rplA gene encoding 50S ribosomal protein L1 gives MAKVSKKRKEALAKFDLTEVRSLQDAAKVVKEITYTKFDASVDIDVRLGVDPRKADQMVRGVATLPHGTGKTVRVLALVTPDKEAEATAAGADFVGLDDYISKIEKGWTDIDVIITMPAVMAKVGRLGRVLGPRGLMPNPKSGTVTTDVAKAVQEVKAGKIDFKVDKTGIIHTSVGKVSFDEQQLAENAFELIQTLQRLKPSSAKGTYIKSITLSSTMSPGVPVDTAVTSAK, from the coding sequence ATGGCAAAAGTGAGCAAAAAGCGCAAGGAAGCCCTTGCCAAATTCGACCTGACGGAAGTACGGTCGCTGCAGGACGCTGCCAAAGTGGTGAAGGAAATTACCTACACCAAGTTTGACGCTTCCGTAGACATCGACGTACGTCTAGGTGTTGATCCGCGCAAAGCTGACCAGATGGTTCGCGGCGTGGCTACGCTGCCCCACGGCACGGGTAAAACCGTTCGTGTGTTGGCTCTCGTTACGCCCGATAAAGAAGCGGAAGCTACGGCTGCTGGCGCTGACTTCGTAGGTCTGGACGATTATATCTCCAAGATCGAAAAAGGCTGGACCGACATCGACGTAATCATCACCATGCCGGCTGTTATGGCTAAGGTAGGCCGTCTGGGCCGTGTGTTGGGTCCGCGTGGCCTGATGCCGAACCCTAAGTCAGGCACCGTAACCACGGACGTAGCCAAGGCTGTGCAGGAAGTGAAAGCTGGTAAGATCGACTTCAAAGTTGACAAAACCGGTATCATTCACACTTCTGTTGGTAAGGTGTCGTTCGACGAGCAACAGCTTGCCGAAAACGCTTTCGAACTGATCCAGACCTTGCAACGTCTGAAGCCTTCGTCGGCAAAAGGGACTTACATCAAGAGCATCACGCTCTCGAGCACGATGAGCCCCGGCGTACCGGTAGACACCGCTGTTACTTCCGCCAAATAA
- the tuf gene encoding elongation factor Tu translates to MAKESFDRSKPHVNIGTIGHVDHGKTTLTAAITTVLANKGLAAKRDFSSIDNAPEEKERGITINTAHVEYATANRHYAHVDCPGHADYVKNMVTGAAQMDGAILVVAATDGPMPQTREHILLARQVGVPQLVVFMNKVDMVDDPELLELVEMEIRELLSFYDFDGDNIPVIQGSALGGLNGDAKWVGTIEALMDAVDNFIPIPPRLTDQPFLMPVEDVFSITGRGTVATGRIERGVINSGEAVEILGMGAENLKSVVTGVEMFRKILDRGEAGDNVGLLLRGIEKEAIRRGMVICKPGSVTPHKKFKAEVYVLSKEEGGRHTPFFNNYRPQFYFRTTDVTGIISLAEGVEMVMPGDNVTITVELINSVAMEKGLRFAIREGGRTVGAGQVTEILD, encoded by the coding sequence ATGGCTAAAGAAAGTTTTGACCGGTCCAAGCCGCACGTAAACATCGGCACGATCGGTCACGTGGACCACGGCAAAACGACCCTGACCGCCGCCATCACCACCGTGCTGGCAAACAAAGGTCTGGCTGCTAAGCGTGACTTCTCCTCGATCGACAACGCTCCTGAGGAAAAAGAGCGCGGTATTACCATCAACACCGCTCACGTAGAGTACGCTACCGCCAACCGTCACTACGCTCACGTTGACTGCCCCGGTCACGCTGACTACGTGAAGAACATGGTAACCGGTGCTGCTCAGATGGACGGCGCTATCCTCGTGGTAGCTGCTACCGACGGCCCGATGCCCCAGACCCGCGAACACATCCTGCTGGCTCGCCAGGTAGGTGTACCGCAGCTGGTTGTGTTCATGAACAAAGTGGACATGGTTGACGACCCCGAGCTGCTCGAACTCGTTGAGATGGAAATCCGCGAGCTGCTCTCGTTCTACGACTTCGACGGTGACAACATCCCGGTTATTCAAGGTTCGGCCCTAGGTGGTCTGAACGGCGATGCCAAGTGGGTAGGCACCATCGAGGCTCTGATGGATGCTGTTGACAACTTCATTCCGATTCCTCCGCGTCTGACCGACCAGCCCTTCCTGATGCCGGTAGAAGACGTATTCTCGATCACGGGTCGTGGCACCGTTGCTACCGGTCGTATCGAGCGCGGCGTAATCAACTCGGGTGAGGCAGTTGAAATCCTCGGCATGGGTGCTGAGAACCTCAAGTCGGTAGTAACCGGTGTTGAGATGTTCCGCAAGATCCTTGACCGTGGCGAAGCTGGCGACAACGTAGGTCTGCTGCTCCGTGGTATTGAAAAAGAAGCCATCCGTCGTGGTATGGTTATCTGCAAACCCGGCTCGGTAACTCCCCACAAAAAGTTCAAGGCTGAAGTTTACGTACTGTCGAAGGAAGAAGGTGGCCGTCACACGCCGTTCTTCAACAACTACCGTCCGCAGTTCTACTTCCGTACCACCGACGTTACCGGTATCATCTCGCTGGCTGAAGGCGTTGAGATGGTAATGCCCGGCGACAACGTAACTATCACGGTTGAGCTGATCAACTCGGTAGCTATGGAAAAAGGTCTCCGTTTCGCTATCCGCGAAGGTGGCCGTACGGTAGGTGCCGGTCAGGTAACCGAAATCCTCGACTAA
- the rpoB gene encoding DNA-directed RNA polymerase subunit beta — translation MATPKAKATAEERINFAKIKKVIEYPDFLDVQLQSFRDFFQLETAAENRSNEGLFKVFAENFPISDSRENFVLEFIDYHVDPPKYSVDECIDRGLTYSVPLKAKLRLLCNDEDNEDFETIEQEVFLGNIPYMTEKGSFVINGAERVIVSQLHRSPGVFFAQSKHTNGTKLYSARIIPFKGSWIEFATDVNNVMYAYIDRKKKFPVTTLLRAIGYGTDKDILDLFGLSEEVKADKKTLKKVVGRKLAARVLRTWTEDFVDEDTGEVVSIDRNEVLLERDSTVEDEDIDTIVDSGVKSIILHRENVNIADFAIIYNTLQKDNSNSEKEAVEQIYRQLRNTEAPDEETARDIIQKLFFSDKRYDLGDVGRYRINKKLGIDTNWEARVLTNEDIVLIVKYLIGLINSKAIVDDIDHLSNRRVRTVGEQLYAQFGVGLARMARTIKERMNVRDNEDFKPVDLINARTLSSVINSFFGTNQLSQFMDQTNPLAEVTHKRRVSALGPGGLSRERAGFEVRDVHYTHYGRLCTIETPEGPNIGLISSLCVHARVNSMGFIETPYRTVENGKVDVSETVKYLTAEEEDTHHIAQANARIDDEGNFLSERVKGRFEGDFPVVEPAEYTYMDVAPNQIVSVAASMIPFLEHDDANRALMGSNMQRQAVPLLKPQAPIVGTGLEGRVAIDSRALVVAEGDGVIDYVDANKIIVKYDLTQEDILVSFDAERVTYELIKFRRTNQDTCLNLTPIVKKGERVVKGQPLCEGYATEAGELALGRNMQVAFMPWQGYNFEDAIVISEKVVRDDIFTSIHIEEFELEVRETKRGEEELTSEIPNVSEEAVRNLDENGIIRIGAEVREGDILIGKITPKGETDPTPEEKLLRAIFGDKAGDVKDASLKAPPSLNGVVIETKLFSRPKKDKNLRAKSKREVEELKDRYAAELRGVKAVMVDKLVQLLEGKTSQGIKHKFGDELLAKGAKFGKKNITDALFPEKNPYKDESNYAVPEEVNLFKDLILENWTADEKTNAMVAELVKNYTKRRNIVTARFKRDRFTLEVGDELPAGIVQLAKVYIAKKRKLKVGDKMAGRHGNKGVVARIVRDEDMPFLPDGTPMDIVLNPLGVPSRMNIGQIYETVLGWAGLKLGRKYSTPIFDGATEDEVAHELTEAGLPDWGRAYLHDGLTGDRFDQPVTVGVIYMLKLGHLVDDKMHARSIGPYSLITQQPLGGKAQFGGQRFGEMEVWALEAFGASNILQEILTVKSDDVIGRAKAYEAIVKGDVLPKPNIPESFNVLIHELRGLALEITLD, via the coding sequence TTGGCTACACCCAAAGCAAAGGCTACGGCCGAGGAGCGGATCAATTTCGCCAAGATTAAGAAGGTAATCGAATACCCGGATTTCCTGGACGTGCAATTGCAGTCGTTCCGGGATTTCTTCCAGCTGGAGACAGCTGCGGAGAACCGTTCGAACGAGGGCCTGTTCAAAGTGTTTGCTGAGAACTTTCCCATTTCGGACTCGCGGGAAAACTTCGTCCTGGAGTTCATCGATTACCACGTTGATCCGCCGAAGTACTCCGTAGACGAATGCATTGACCGCGGCCTGACCTACTCGGTTCCGCTGAAGGCCAAGCTGCGTTTGCTCTGCAACGACGAAGACAACGAGGATTTCGAGACCATCGAGCAGGAAGTGTTCCTCGGGAACATTCCCTACATGACGGAGAAGGGCTCTTTCGTTATCAACGGTGCTGAGCGCGTAATCGTGTCGCAGCTGCACCGCTCGCCGGGCGTATTCTTCGCCCAGAGCAAGCACACCAACGGTACGAAGCTGTACTCGGCCCGTATTATTCCGTTCAAGGGTTCGTGGATTGAATTTGCCACGGACGTAAACAACGTGATGTATGCGTACATCGACCGGAAGAAGAAATTCCCGGTTACAACGCTGCTTCGCGCTATCGGCTACGGCACCGACAAAGACATTCTCGATTTGTTCGGCTTGTCGGAGGAGGTAAAGGCTGACAAAAAGACCCTGAAGAAAGTTGTTGGCCGCAAGCTGGCCGCCCGCGTGCTGCGCACCTGGACGGAAGACTTCGTGGACGAAGATACCGGTGAGGTAGTTTCGATTGACCGCAACGAGGTGCTGCTGGAGCGTGACTCGACCGTAGAGGACGAGGACATCGACACCATCGTGGACTCGGGCGTAAAGTCCATTATTCTGCACCGCGAAAACGTCAACATCGCCGACTTCGCTATTATCTACAACACTCTCCAGAAGGACAACTCCAACTCGGAGAAGGAAGCTGTAGAACAGATTTACCGCCAGCTCCGCAATACGGAAGCGCCTGACGAAGAAACTGCCCGTGACATTATTCAGAAGCTGTTCTTCTCGGATAAGCGCTACGACCTAGGTGATGTAGGCCGTTACCGCATCAACAAGAAGCTGGGCATCGACACGAACTGGGAAGCTCGCGTACTCACGAACGAGGACATCGTCCTCATCGTGAAGTATCTGATCGGCCTGATCAACTCGAAGGCTATCGTCGACGACATCGACCACTTGTCGAACCGTCGCGTGCGCACCGTAGGGGAACAGTTGTACGCCCAATTTGGCGTAGGTCTGGCCCGTATGGCCCGCACCATCAAGGAGCGCATGAACGTGCGCGACAACGAGGACTTCAAGCCCGTTGACCTGATCAACGCCCGTACGCTGTCGTCGGTTATCAATTCGTTCTTCGGCACGAACCAGCTTTCGCAGTTCATGGACCAGACGAACCCGCTGGCCGAGGTGACGCACAAGCGTCGCGTATCGGCCCTAGGTCCGGGAGGTCTGTCGCGCGAGCGGGCAGGTTTCGAAGTACGTGACGTTCACTACACCCACTACGGCCGTCTGTGCACCATCGAAACGCCGGAAGGACCGAACATCGGTCTGATTTCGTCGCTTTGCGTGCACGCTCGTGTAAACTCGATGGGCTTCATCGAGACGCCCTACCGCACCGTTGAGAACGGCAAGGTAGACGTAAGCGAGACGGTGAAATACCTAACCGCCGAGGAAGAAGACACCCACCACATCGCACAGGCCAACGCCCGCATCGACGACGAAGGCAACTTCTTGTCGGAGCGCGTGAAAGGCCGCTTTGAGGGCGACTTCCCGGTAGTTGAGCCGGCTGAGTACACGTACATGGACGTTGCGCCGAACCAAATCGTGTCGGTGGCTGCTTCGATGATTCCGTTCTTGGAGCACGATGACGCCAACCGCGCACTGATGGGCTCGAACATGCAACGCCAGGCTGTGCCGCTGCTAAAGCCGCAGGCGCCGATCGTTGGTACCGGCCTCGAAGGCCGCGTAGCAATCGACTCGCGTGCGCTGGTGGTAGCCGAAGGCGATGGTGTTATCGACTACGTTGACGCTAACAAGATCATCGTTAAGTACGATCTTACCCAAGAGGACATTCTGGTGAGCTTCGATGCTGAGCGTGTGACCTACGAGCTGATCAAGTTCCGTCGTACGAACCAGGACACTTGCTTGAACCTGACCCCGATCGTGAAGAAAGGGGAGCGGGTAGTGAAAGGCCAGCCGCTGTGCGAAGGCTACGCTACCGAAGCCGGTGAACTGGCCCTAGGTCGTAACATGCAAGTGGCGTTCATGCCGTGGCAGGGTTACAACTTCGAGGACGCCATCGTTATTTCGGAGAAGGTAGTTCGCGACGACATCTTCACCTCGATTCACATCGAAGAGTTTGAGCTGGAAGTACGCGAGACCAAGCGCGGCGAAGAAGAGCTAACGTCGGAAATTCCGAACGTGAGCGAAGAAGCCGTGCGCAACCTCGACGAAAACGGTATCATTCGCATTGGCGCCGAAGTGCGCGAAGGCGACATCCTGATCGGTAAGATTACGCCGAAGGGCGAAACCGACCCGACCCCGGAAGAGAAGCTGCTGCGTGCCATCTTCGGTGACAAAGCCGGCGACGTGAAGGATGCCTCGCTTAAGGCGCCGCCCTCACTGAACGGTGTGGTTATCGAGACGAAGCTGTTCTCGCGTCCGAAGAAGGACAAGAACCTACGTGCCAAGTCGAAGCGCGAAGTAGAGGAGCTGAAGGACCGCTACGCTGCTGAGTTGCGCGGTGTAAAGGCAGTTATGGTTGACAAACTGGTGCAGCTGCTCGAGGGCAAAACCTCGCAAGGCATTAAGCACAAGTTTGGCGATGAGCTGCTGGCCAAAGGGGCCAAATTCGGCAAGAAGAACATCACAGATGCTCTCTTCCCCGAGAAGAACCCCTACAAGGACGAAAGCAACTACGCTGTGCCGGAAGAGGTGAACCTGTTCAAGGACCTTATTCTGGAGAACTGGACTGCCGACGAGAAGACCAACGCGATGGTAGCTGAGCTGGTGAAGAATTACACCAAGCGCCGCAACATCGTAACGGCCCGCTTCAAGCGCGACCGGTTTACCCTGGAGGTAGGCGACGAGCTTCCGGCTGGTATCGTGCAGCTGGCTAAAGTGTACATCGCCAAGAAGCGCAAGCTGAAGGTGGGTGACAAGATGGCCGGTCGTCACGGTAACAAAGGTGTAGTAGCCCGCATCGTGCGCGATGAGGACATGCCTTTCTTGCCCGACGGCACCCCGATGGACATCGTGCTCAACCCCCTAGGTGTACCGAGCCGTATGAACATTGGTCAGATCTACGAGACGGTACTGGGCTGGGCCGGCCTGAAGCTGGGCCGCAAGTACTCGACGCCGATCTTCGACGGTGCTACGGAAGACGAGGTAGCACATGAGCTGACGGAAGCCGGCTTGCCGGACTGGGGCCGTGCTTACCTGCACGATGGTCTGACGGGTGACCGTTTCGACCAGCCCGTAACGGTAGGCGTAATTTACATGCTGAAGCTCGGTCACCTTGTCGACGACAAGATGCACGCCCGTTCGATCGGTCCGTACTCGCTCATTACGCAGCAGCCGCTGGGTGGCAAGGCGCAGTTCGGTGGTCAGCGCTTCGGTGAGATGGAAGTGTGGGCTCTGGAGGCCTTCGGCGCTTCGAACATCCTGCAGGAAATCCTGACGGTGAAGTCGGACGACGTGATTGGCCGTGCCAAAGCCTACGAAGCCATTGTAAAAGGCGACGTACTGCCCAAGCCGAATATTCCGGAATCATTCAACGTACTCATTCACGAGCTGCGTGGTCTGGCCCTGGAAATCACGCTGGACTAA
- the rplJ gene encoding 50S ribosomal protein L10, whose translation MTKEEKYALVDELAAKFGEYSFFYITDASGMTVAKINEFRRLCFNRGMEFKVYKNTLIRKALDRLSADTSAMDAALKGQSGILFSRESGSAPGKLLKDFYKSQNYGRGVEPKPVLKGAYIDSDVFVGANQLETLSTIKGKQELIGEIIGLLQSPAKNVIGALQSGGNKLAGILKTLSEKEEAAG comes from the coding sequence ATGACGAAGGAAGAAAAATACGCCCTCGTAGATGAGTTGGCCGCTAAGTTCGGCGAGTACAGCTTCTTCTACATCACGGATGCTTCGGGCATGACCGTGGCCAAGATCAACGAATTCCGTCGCCTGTGCTTCAACCGCGGCATGGAGTTCAAGGTCTACAAAAACACGCTGATCCGCAAGGCGCTGGACCGTCTGTCGGCCGATACTTCGGCAATGGACGCCGCGCTGAAAGGTCAGTCGGGCATCCTGTTCTCGAGAGAGTCGGGCTCGGCTCCTGGTAAGCTACTGAAAGACTTTTACAAGTCGCAGAACTACGGCCGTGGCGTTGAGCCCAAGCCTGTTCTGAAAGGTGCTTACATCGACAGCGACGTGTTCGTAGGTGCTAACCAGCTTGAGACGCTGAGCACCATCAAAGGCAAGCAGGAACTCATCGGTGAAATCATCGGCCTGCTGCAGTCGCCTGCCAAAAACGTTATCGGTGCTCTGCAGAGTGGCGGCAACAAACTGGCTGGCATTCTCAAAACCCTTTCGGAAAAAGAAGAGGCCGCAGGCTAA
- the nusG gene encoding transcription termination/antitermination protein NusG: MGELKWYVVRSVSGQEKKAKQYLETEIHRHGLDELVPQVLIPAEKVYEMRNGKKRVRERSFFPGYILIHADLSHGEVDHIITTTPGVLGFLSDKEGKTANAKPVPLRMSEVNRILGIVDETEEQPAALEVPFVVNETVKVIDGPFNGFSGTVNEVFEERKKLNVIVKIFGRAQPVELSYTQVEKEQ; encoded by the coding sequence ATGGGAGAGTTGAAGTGGTACGTGGTTCGCTCGGTAAGCGGCCAAGAAAAGAAAGCCAAGCAATACCTCGAAACGGAAATTCACCGCCACGGCCTGGATGAGCTGGTGCCTCAGGTACTGATTCCGGCTGAAAAAGTTTACGAGATGCGCAATGGCAAGAAGCGGGTGCGTGAGCGTAGCTTCTTTCCGGGGTACATCCTGATTCATGCAGATCTTTCGCATGGTGAGGTAGACCATATTATCACCACGACTCCAGGTGTACTGGGTTTCCTGAGTGATAAGGAGGGTAAAACTGCCAATGCCAAGCCAGTACCGCTGCGCATGAGTGAGGTAAACCGCATCCTAGGTATCGTTGACGAAACGGAAGAGCAGCCCGCCGCGCTGGAAGTGCCTTTCGTTGTAAACGAAACAGTGAAGGTGATTGATGGTCCGTTCAACGGCTTTTCGGGTACTGTGAATGAAGTATTCGAGGAACGCAAGAAGCTGAACGTCATCGTGAAGATTTTCGGCCGTGCTCAGCCAGTAGAACTGAGCTACACCCAGGTCGAGAAGGAACAATAA
- the rplK gene encoding 50S ribosomal protein L11, which translates to MAKEIKGYLKLQVKGGAANPAPPIGPALGSKGLNIMEFCKQFNARTQDKAGQVLPVLITMYTDKSFDFVVKTPPAPILLMEAAKIQSGSKEPNRNKVGSVTWDQVRQIAETKMPDLNAFKIESAMKLVAGTARSMGLTITGENPLTK; encoded by the coding sequence ATGGCCAAGGAAATCAAAGGTTACCTGAAGCTTCAGGTAAAGGGAGGCGCGGCTAACCCCGCCCCGCCGATTGGACCTGCACTTGGTTCGAAGGGCTTGAACATCATGGAGTTTTGCAAGCAGTTTAATGCTCGCACCCAGGATAAAGCCGGTCAAGTGTTACCTGTTCTCATCACCATGTACACCGACAAGTCGTTTGACTTTGTGGTGAAGACGCCGCCTGCGCCGATCCTGCTCATGGAAGCAGCGAAGATTCAGAGCGGGTCGAAAGAGCCGAACCGTAACAAGGTTGGCTCGGTGACCTGGGATCAAGTCCGCCAAATCGCCGAAACGAAAATGCCCGACTTGAACGCCTTCAAGATCGAGTCGGCCATGAAGCTCGTAGCTGGCACCGCTCGCAGCATGGGCCTCACCATCACGGGTGAAAACCCCCTCACCAAGTAA
- the rplL gene encoding 50S ribosomal protein L7/L12, with protein MADLKAFAEQLVSLTVKEVNELATILKDEYGIEPAAAAPVMVAGGGAGAAADAPEEKTSFDVILKSGGAQKLAVVKLVKDLTGLGLKEAKELVDGAPKPLKEGVAKDEAEGLKKQLEEAGAEVEVK; from the coding sequence ATGGCAGATCTGAAAGCATTTGCAGAGCAGCTTGTTAGCCTGACCGTTAAAGAAGTTAACGAACTGGCCACGATTCTGAAGGACGAGTACGGCATTGAGCCGGCTGCTGCTGCTCCCGTAATGGTAGCTGGCGGTGGCGCTGGTGCAGCTGCTGACGCTCCCGAGGAGAAGACTTCGTTCGACGTAATCCTGAAGTCGGGTGGTGCTCAGAAGCTGGCTGTAGTTAAGCTGGTAAAAGACCTGACCGGCCTGGGCCTGAAAGAAGCCAAAGAACTGGTTGACGGCGCTCCTAAGCCCCTGAAAGAAGGTGTTGCCAAGGACGAGGCTGAAGGCCTGAAGAAGCAACTGGAAGAAGCTGGTGCTGAAGTAGAGGTTAAGTAA